The genomic interval CATTCCAGTCACGCCCCAGCGAAAGCTTAGCCATGCGCGGCAGATCAAACTGAGTAAACACCACCTCGGTAATCCGCTGGCGACGGAGGACCAGGTTCTCGTCTCCCTTCAGAGCTTGATCCCGCAAAACCTCAAGGAGCAGGTTGATACTGGCCTCTAGCTGGCGCCGGGGACCGACCTCTTCCCCGCCGAGCAGCGACTGCGGCAGAACAAAAGCCATCAAGCATAAAACCATGCCTAGAAAACGAACGCGGGCCATCAAAAAAACTCCGTAGGATTTAAGACGTTAACGATTACGGCAGAATTTCACGCCGATGTTGCTGAAAGGCATCGCGCACCGCAAGATACGGATCAAGCGCGCCACTGAGCATTTTCTCATATTCACCCAAGCGGAACGAGGTCCGGTTGATGGCATTGGAACCCTGCACCGCGACCGCACTCACGGGGTTCTGGTAGAGGGCATAAAAAAGCGGCGAGGCCAGAGTATCTCCACCCAGACCAAGGATGCCGCGAAAATCATGCGGTCCCCAAAAAGGCAGGACCAGATAGGGACCGCTACCCATCCCGTAGGTCGCGAGGGTCGAGGCAAACTGATATTCATGGGATTTCAGGCCGTCATAGGAGGCTGGATCCATCAGTCCGCCGACCCCCACGGTACTATTCAGCATAAACCGTAAAAACGACTCTTCCGCGGCTTTGAAGCGACCCTGAAGCAGACAATTGATAACCCGGGTGGGTTCCAGCAGATTACTGAAAAAGTTGAGCAGGCCGGTACGGAACAAACTCGGGGTTACGATTTTATAGCCCCGGGCAACCGGTTCCAGAACCCAGAGCTGCAGACGATCATTAAAAACAAAGAACACCCGGTTTAAAACTTCAAGTGGATCTTTGACGGAAACCGCCTCGCCGTCATATTCAGCGAACTCATCCGTCTCTAGCCCCGGCGGTTG from Pseudomonadota bacterium carries:
- a CDS encoding VacJ family lipoprotein, which translates into the protein MSRQILVIFLAVALLFWNMTPGFSQPPGLETDEFAEYDGEAVSVKDPLEVLNRVFFVFNDRLQLWVLEPVARGYKIVTPSLFRTGLLNFFSNLLEPTRVINCLLQGRFKAAEESFLRFMLNSTVGVGGLMDPASYDGLKSHEYQFASTLATYGMGSGPYLVLPFWGPHDFRGILGLGGDTLASPLFYALYQNPVSAVAVQGSNAINRTSFRLGEYEKMLSGALDPYLAVRDAFQQHRREILP